Proteins encoded in a region of the Streptomyces sp. NBC_00310 genome:
- a CDS encoding NUDIX hydrolase, translating into MTIKDTAEEWEVRASETPFVGKKTSVRTDDVVMPDGSVVRRDYQVHPGSVAVLAVDDQDRVLVIRQYRHPVREKLWEIPAGLLDVPGENPLHAAQRELYEEAHVKAEDWRVLTDVYTTPGGCDEAVRIFLAQNLSEADGQRFVVEDEEADMEVARVSLDELVRGVLAGELHNNCLVVGVLSLVAARSGDGVDALRPAEAPWPARPFES; encoded by the coding sequence ATGACGATCAAGGACACCGCCGAGGAGTGGGAGGTCCGGGCGAGTGAGACGCCGTTCGTCGGCAAGAAGACCTCCGTGCGCACGGACGACGTGGTGATGCCCGACGGGTCGGTCGTCCGCCGCGACTACCAGGTGCACCCCGGCTCGGTCGCCGTCCTCGCCGTGGACGACCAGGACCGGGTCCTGGTCATCCGGCAGTACCGCCACCCCGTCCGCGAGAAGCTGTGGGAGATCCCGGCGGGCCTGCTCGACGTGCCGGGGGAGAACCCGCTGCACGCCGCCCAGCGCGAGCTGTACGAGGAGGCGCACGTCAAGGCGGAGGACTGGCGGGTGCTGACCGACGTCTACACCACGCCCGGTGGCTGCGACGAGGCCGTGCGGATCTTCCTGGCTCAGAACCTCTCCGAGGCCGACGGGCAGCGGTTCGTGGTGGAGGACGAGGAGGCCGACATGGAGGTGGCCCGGGTGTCTCTGGACGAGCTGGTACGAGGGGTTCTCGCCGGGGAGCTGCACAACAACTGCCTGGTGGTGGGGGTGCTTTCGCTGGTGGCGGCGAGGAGCGGGGACGGCGTGGACGCGCTGCGTCCGGCCGAGGCACCGTGGCCTGCGCGGCCGTTCGAGTCCTGA
- a CDS encoding CTP synthase, whose protein sequence is MPPAAFRNTTTKHIFVTGGVASSLGKGLTASSLGMLLKARGLRVVMQKLDPYLNVDPGTMNPFQHGEVFVTNDGAETDLDIGHYERFLDRDLDGSANVTTGQVYNTVIAKERRGEYLGDTVQVIPHITNEIKHRIRRMASDEVDVVITEVGGTVGDIESLPFLETVRQVRHEVGRDNVFVVHISLLPYIGPSGELKTKPTQHSVAALRNIGIQPDAIVLRCDREVPAAIKRKISLMCDVDEAAVVACPDARSIYDIPKTVHGEGLDAYVVRKLDLPFRDVDWTTWDDLLDRVHNPLHEINLALVGKYIDLPDAYLSVTEALRAGGFANKARVKIKWVTSDDCRTPAGAAAQLADVDAICIPGGFGDRGVSGKVGAIRYARENKIPLLGLCLGLQCIVIEAARNLADIPDANSTEFDSATAHPVISTMAEQLDIVAGEGDMGGTMRLGMYPAKLAEGSIVREVYDGKEYVEERHRHRYEVNNAYRGELEKKAGLQFTGTSPDGKLVEYVEYPREVHPYLVATQAHPELRSRPTRPHPLFAGLVKAAVERKTGK, encoded by the coding sequence ATGCCGCCCGCTGCTTTTCGAAACACGACGACCAAGCACATCTTCGTCACCGGGGGTGTCGCCTCCTCGCTCGGCAAGGGTCTGACCGCCTCCAGCCTCGGCATGCTGCTCAAGGCCCGTGGCCTGCGCGTCGTGATGCAGAAGCTCGACCCCTACCTGAACGTCGACCCCGGCACGATGAACCCCTTCCAGCACGGTGAGGTGTTCGTCACCAACGACGGCGCCGAGACCGACCTGGACATCGGCCACTACGAGCGCTTCCTCGACCGCGACCTGGACGGCTCGGCCAACGTCACCACCGGCCAGGTCTACAACACGGTCATCGCCAAGGAGCGGCGCGGCGAGTACCTGGGCGACACCGTGCAGGTCATCCCGCACATCACCAACGAGATCAAGCACCGCATCCGGCGCATGGCCTCCGACGAGGTCGACGTCGTCATCACGGAGGTCGGCGGCACGGTCGGCGACATCGAGTCGCTGCCGTTCCTGGAGACCGTCCGCCAGGTCCGTCACGAGGTCGGCCGCGACAACGTCTTCGTCGTCCACATCTCGCTCCTGCCGTACATCGGGCCGTCGGGAGAGCTGAAGACGAAGCCGACCCAGCACTCGGTTGCGGCTCTGCGCAACATCGGTATTCAGCCAGATGCGATCGTGCTGCGCTGTGACCGCGAGGTGCCCGCCGCGATCAAGCGCAAGATCTCCCTGATGTGCGACGTCGACGAGGCCGCCGTGGTCGCCTGTCCCGACGCCCGCTCGATCTACGACATCCCGAAGACCGTGCACGGCGAGGGCCTGGACGCCTATGTCGTCCGCAAGCTGGACCTGCCGTTCCGCGACGTGGACTGGACGACCTGGGACGACCTGCTCGACCGCGTCCACAACCCGCTCCACGAGATCAACCTGGCGCTCGTCGGCAAGTACATCGACCTGCCCGACGCCTATCTGTCGGTCACCGAGGCCCTGCGCGCGGGCGGCTTCGCCAACAAGGCCCGCGTGAAGATCAAGTGGGTCACCTCGGACGACTGCAGGACCCCGGCCGGCGCCGCGGCCCAGCTCGCCGACGTCGACGCCATCTGCATCCCCGGCGGCTTCGGCGACCGGGGCGTCTCCGGCAAGGTCGGCGCCATCCGGTACGCCCGCGAGAACAAGATCCCGCTGCTCGGCCTCTGCCTCGGCCTGCAGTGCATCGTGATCGAGGCCGCGCGGAACCTGGCCGACATCCCCGACGCCAACTCCACCGAGTTCGACTCCGCGACCGCCCACCCGGTCATCTCCACCATGGCCGAGCAGCTCGACATCGTCGCCGGTGAGGGCGACATGGGCGGCACGATGCGGCTGGGCATGTACCCGGCGAAGCTCGCCGAGGGTTCGATCGTGCGCGAGGTGTACGACGGCAAGGAGTACGTCGAGGAGCGCCACCGCCACCGCTACGAGGTGAACAACGCCTACCGCGGGGAACTGGAGAAGAAGGCCGGTCTGCAGTTCACGGGTACCTCGCCCGACGGCAAGCTCGTCGAGTACGTCGAGTACCCCCGTGAGGTCCACCCGTACCTGGTCGCGACCCAGGCGCACCCCGAGCTGCGCTCCCGGCCGACCCGGCCGCACCCGCTGTTCGCGGGGCTGGTGAAGGCCGCGGTGGAGCGCAAGACCGGTAAGTAA
- a CDS encoding glycoside hydrolase family 15 protein translates to MAGRIEDYALIGDMQTAALVCRDGTVDWLCLPRFDSHAVFAGLLGTEEHGFWRLGPAHAADAEPPTASRRRYRGDSLILESEWDTSRGTVRVTDFMPPRDGAPQLIRIVEGVSGRVPMRSALRMRFSYGRVVPWVHKHEGRTVAVAGPDSVWFDTECETYGKALTTYADFTVTPGDRIAFTISWEPSHKQPPPLPEPEPSLQATEEFWHDWVEQCTYHGPYREAVIRSLITLKALTYAPTGGIVAAPTTSLPEHIGGVRNWDYRYTWLRDAAITLSSLLRTGYRDEARAWREWLLRAVAGDPENLQIMYGIAGERELGEAELEWLPGYENSGPVRVGNGAAHQLQLDVYGEVTEALHLAHMTGLARNDYASLLQLKLIRYLEDHWDEPDEGIWEVRGPRRHFVHSKVMAWVAVDRTIKLIESGDADGPLEKWRELRDDIHRDVCEKGYDKERNTFTQSYGSKELDASLLLIPQMGFLPPDDKRVIGTIEAIQRELSTPDGFILRYPTSGEDEGVDGLPGDEGAFLACSFWMADDLAMIGRVDEARKLFEKLLSLRNDLGLLAEEWDPVLKRQVGNFPQAFSHVPLIDTALRLTASGAYGG, encoded by the coding sequence GTGGCCGGGCGCATCGAAGACTACGCACTCATCGGAGACATGCAGACCGCAGCGCTGGTCTGCCGGGACGGCACGGTCGATTGGCTGTGCCTGCCCCGCTTCGACTCCCACGCCGTCTTCGCGGGACTGCTCGGCACCGAGGAACACGGGTTCTGGAGACTGGGCCCCGCGCACGCGGCGGACGCCGAGCCGCCGACGGCCTCCCGCCGCCGGTACCGCGGCGACTCGCTGATCCTGGAATCCGAGTGGGACACCTCACGCGGCACGGTCCGTGTGACGGACTTCATGCCGCCCCGTGACGGTGCCCCTCAGCTGATCCGGATCGTGGAGGGCGTCAGCGGCCGGGTGCCGATGCGCTCGGCGCTGCGCATGCGGTTCTCGTACGGCCGTGTGGTGCCCTGGGTACACAAGCACGAGGGGCGCACGGTGGCCGTCGCCGGGCCGGACTCGGTGTGGTTCGACACCGAGTGCGAGACGTACGGCAAGGCGCTGACCACGTACGCCGACTTCACGGTGACGCCGGGCGACCGGATCGCGTTCACGATCTCCTGGGAGCCCTCGCACAAGCAGCCCCCGCCGCTGCCGGAGCCCGAGCCGTCGCTGCAGGCCACCGAGGAGTTCTGGCACGACTGGGTGGAGCAGTGCACGTACCACGGCCCGTACCGCGAGGCCGTGATCCGCTCGCTGATCACCCTCAAGGCCCTGACGTACGCCCCGACCGGCGGCATCGTGGCCGCGCCGACCACGTCGCTCCCGGAGCACATCGGCGGCGTCCGCAACTGGGACTACCGCTACACCTGGCTGCGCGACGCGGCCATCACCCTCTCCTCGCTGCTGCGCACGGGCTACCGCGACGAGGCCCGCGCCTGGCGCGAGTGGCTGCTCAGGGCCGTCGCCGGCGACCCGGAGAACCTGCAGATCATGTACGGCATCGCCGGTGAGCGGGAGCTGGGCGAGGCCGAGCTGGAGTGGCTGCCCGGGTACGAGAACTCGGGCCCGGTCCGGGTCGGCAACGGCGCCGCGCACCAGCTCCAGCTGGATGTCTACGGCGAGGTCACCGAGGCCCTGCACCTGGCCCACATGACGGGCCTGGCCCGCAACGACTACGCCTCCCTCCTGCAGCTGAAGCTGATCCGCTACCTGGAGGACCACTGGGACGAGCCGGACGAGGGCATCTGGGAGGTGCGCGGTCCGCGCCGCCACTTCGTGCACTCCAAGGTCATGGCCTGGGTCGCCGTGGACCGCACGATCAAGCTCATCGAGTCCGGCGACGCGGACGGCCCGCTGGAGAAGTGGCGCGAGCTGCGCGACGACATCCACCGGGACGTGTGTGAGAAGGGTTACGACAAGGAGCGCAACACCTTCACGCAGTCGTACGGCTCGAAGGAGCTGGACGCCTCGCTGCTGCTGATCCCGCAGATGGGCTTCCTGCCGCCGGACGACAAGCGGGTCATCGGCACCATCGAGGCGATCCAGCGCGAGCTGTCGACCCCGGACGGCTTCATCCTGCGCTACCCGACCTCCGGCGAGGACGAGGGCGTGGACGGCCTGCCGGGCGACGAGGGCGCGTTCCTCGCCTGCTCGTTCTGGATGGCCGACGACCTGGCGATGATCGGCCGGGTGGACGAGGCCCGCAAGCTCTTCGAGAAGCTGCTCTCCCTCCGCAACGACCTGGGACTCCTCGCCGAGGAGTGGGACCCGGTGCTGAAGCGCCAGGTCGGCAACTTCCCGCAGGCGTTCAGTCACGTGCCCCTCATCGACACGGCCCTGCGGCTGACCGCCTCGGGGGCGTACGGCGGCTGA
- a CDS encoding FAD-binding oxidoreductase translates to MAPLSKAHAALAALREDLTGDVFAPGDPGYDDARTVFNAMIDRRPAVIAQCADETDVVRSVRFARDLDLPIAVRGGGHSVAGMALNDNGLVIDLRRMHGVTVHPGSKSVRVEGGATMSHLDRATEPHRLATTGGRASTTGVGGFVLGGGSGWLDRTFGLAVDNLLGVELVTADGHLVRASAEENPDLFWALHGGGGNFGVATALTLRLHELPAFAIALLLYLPEHGPDVIRVYREVIETGPPEASGGVLYLTGPPEEFVPEHLVGRLVCAVLLTYAGTEDDMRKIAQPLLAMPHEAEVVGAMPYADVQCMIDDPPGMRNYWSAEYLTGLPDELVDVLGTRAWTMPVPTGTQHVLFPLGGAITEGPDQYPVPYRDSPWVVHPFGVWEDPADDERCVRWVRDVRADVRPWSTGAVYLNFVGDEGADRVVAGLGVDNYRRLTAMKTRYDPDNVFRYNHNIPPA, encoded by the coding sequence ATGGCTCCCCTCTCGAAGGCGCACGCGGCCCTCGCCGCGCTGCGCGAGGATCTGACCGGTGACGTGTTCGCACCGGGGGATCCGGGCTACGACGACGCCCGTACGGTCTTCAACGCCATGATCGACCGGCGCCCGGCCGTGATCGCACAGTGCGCGGACGAGACCGATGTCGTCCGTTCGGTGCGCTTCGCCCGCGACCTCGACCTGCCGATCGCGGTGCGCGGCGGCGGCCACAGCGTGGCCGGAATGGCACTGAACGACAACGGCCTCGTCATCGACCTGCGCCGGATGCACGGCGTCACGGTCCATCCCGGGTCCAAGAGCGTCCGGGTCGAGGGCGGCGCCACCATGAGCCATCTCGACCGCGCCACCGAGCCCCACCGGCTCGCGACCACCGGCGGCCGGGCGTCGACCACGGGCGTGGGCGGCTTCGTCCTCGGCGGCGGCAGCGGCTGGCTGGACCGCACCTTCGGCCTCGCCGTCGACAATCTGCTCGGCGTCGAACTGGTGACCGCCGACGGCCACCTGGTCCGGGCGAGCGCCGAGGAGAACCCGGACCTGTTCTGGGCGCTGCACGGCGGCGGCGGGAACTTCGGTGTCGCCACCGCCCTCACCCTCCGCCTGCACGAGCTGCCCGCGTTCGCCATCGCCCTGCTGCTCTACCTTCCGGAACACGGCCCCGACGTGATCCGCGTGTACCGCGAGGTCATCGAGACCGGCCCGCCGGAGGCGAGCGGCGGTGTCCTCTATCTCACCGGCCCGCCCGAGGAGTTCGTCCCCGAGCATCTGGTGGGCAGACTCGTGTGCGCCGTCCTCCTGACGTACGCGGGCACCGAGGACGACATGCGCAAGATCGCCCAGCCGCTGTTGGCGATGCCGCACGAGGCCGAGGTGGTCGGCGCGATGCCGTACGCGGACGTGCAGTGCATGATCGACGATCCGCCGGGCATGCGGAACTACTGGTCGGCGGAGTACCTGACCGGTCTGCCGGACGAGTTGGTGGACGTCCTGGGCACCCGTGCCTGGACGATGCCCGTGCCGACCGGCACCCAGCACGTGCTCTTCCCGCTGGGCGGCGCGATCACCGAGGGCCCCGACCAGTACCCGGTGCCGTACCGGGACTCCCCCTGGGTCGTGCACCCCTTCGGTGTCTGGGAGGACCCCGCGGACGACGAGCGGTGCGTCCGGTGGGTACGCGACGTCCGCGCCGACGTACGGCCGTGGAGCACCGGCGCGGTCTACCTGAACTTCGTCGGCGACGAGGGCGCCGACCGGGTGGTGGCCGGCCTCGGTGTCGACAACTACCGGCGGCTGACCGCGATGAAGACCCGGTACGACCCCGACAACGTCTTCCGCTACAACCACAACATCCCGCCGGCCTGA
- a CDS encoding PucR family transcriptional regulator, with product MDTRDSREPGDGREAQGGITVRRALELPGLRGGLPEVLAGADRLHRTVRWVHAGEVPNIASLLKGGELLLTTGYGLGTRPADQRAFVRTLAERGISALVIELGPRFTRLPSALVETARSAGFPLVQLHREVAFVTVTEEIHTEIVNGHYALLQQAEEVHRRCTEALLGGGGVPQVLGILADFSGNPVFLETADGQLLYAAGSGPAATDPLQVWEGLRDRHQDEPLAGTAIVDVPGGGPGTGAVRARLVLLPVVAPLAPVHRMAAERAAGVLAVVLMQARQEEELAARGRGDFLTDLAEGRVRAEDAPAQARVLGFKPGGGPLLPVVMGLAEGLSPEGGGWAVLARAVAEELASVGVPILLGVRPVEGRVPLLLGLRAESERPAVADKVAAALRAGAERAGMRRPGGRPPVVVVGAPGGWAAASAGLRHAAEAATAAQGLADRPWYDARRLDIDLLLWRLRDHPDLAAFVDRAIGPLRDHDDRAKPPLLPTLETYLAHAGRKAETARELHLNRQTLYNRLARIGELLGTDLDDPQAVLALSLALRARRHVV from the coding sequence ATGGACACCCGTGACAGCCGCGAACCAGGTGACGGCCGTGAGGCGCAGGGCGGCATCACCGTGCGGCGGGCGCTGGAGCTGCCGGGGCTGCGGGGCGGGCTGCCGGAGGTCCTGGCCGGCGCCGACCGGCTGCACCGGACCGTGCGCTGGGTGCACGCGGGCGAGGTCCCGAACATCGCCTCGCTCCTCAAGGGCGGCGAACTGCTGCTGACCACCGGGTACGGGCTCGGCACCCGCCCCGCCGACCAGCGCGCGTTCGTCCGGACCCTCGCCGAGCGTGGCATCTCGGCCCTCGTGATCGAACTGGGCCCGCGCTTCACCCGGCTTCCGTCAGCCCTCGTCGAGACGGCGCGCTCGGCCGGTTTCCCCCTCGTCCAACTGCACCGCGAGGTGGCCTTCGTGACCGTCACCGAGGAGATCCACACCGAGATCGTCAACGGCCACTACGCGCTCCTCCAGCAGGCCGAGGAGGTCCACCGGCGCTGCACCGAGGCCCTGCTCGGCGGCGGCGGGGTCCCCCAGGTCCTCGGCATCCTGGCCGACTTCAGCGGCAACCCGGTCTTCCTGGAGACCGCCGACGGACAGCTCCTGTACGCCGCCGGGAGCGGCCCGGCGGCCACCGATCCGCTCCAGGTGTGGGAGGGGCTGCGCGACCGGCACCAGGACGAGCCGCTGGCCGGGACGGCCATCGTCGACGTACCGGGCGGCGGTCCGGGCACCGGTGCGGTACGGGCCCGTCTGGTCCTGCTCCCCGTCGTCGCCCCCTTGGCTCCCGTGCACCGGATGGCAGCCGAGCGCGCGGCGGGCGTCCTCGCCGTCGTCCTGATGCAGGCCCGGCAGGAGGAGGAGCTGGCGGCGCGCGGACGCGGCGACTTCCTCACCGACCTCGCCGAGGGCCGCGTCCGGGCCGAGGACGCCCCCGCGCAGGCCCGCGTCCTCGGCTTCAAGCCGGGCGGCGGCCCCCTGCTCCCCGTGGTGATGGGGCTCGCCGAAGGCCTGTCCCCCGAGGGGGGAGGCTGGGCCGTGCTCGCCCGCGCGGTGGCCGAGGAGCTGGCTTCCGTGGGCGTGCCCATCCTGCTCGGCGTACGCCCCGTCGAGGGCCGCGTCCCGTTGCTGCTGGGCCTGCGCGCGGAGTCGGAGCGCCCGGCGGTGGCCGACAAGGTCGCGGCGGCGCTGCGGGCCGGCGCGGAGCGTGCCGGGATGCGGCGGCCGGGTGGTCGGCCGCCCGTGGTGGTCGTGGGCGCGCCCGGCGGGTGGGCGGCCGCCTCGGCGGGCCTGAGACACGCCGCTGAGGCGGCGACGGCCGCGCAGGGCCTGGCCGACCGCCCCTGGTACGACGCCCGGCGTCTCGACATCGACCTGCTGCTGTGGCGGCTGCGCGACCACCCCGATCTGGCCGCCTTCGTGGACCGCGCGATCGGTCCCCTCCGTGACCACGACGACCGCGCCAAGCCCCCGCTGCTGCCCACGCTGGAGACCTATCTGGCCCACGCCGGCCGCAAGGCGGAGACCGCCCGCGAACTGCATCTCAATCGCCAGACCCTCTACAACCGCCTCGCCCGCATCGGCGAACTGCTCGGCACCGACCTGGACGACCCCCAGGCGGTCCTGGCCCTGAGCCTGGCACTCCGGGCCCGCAGACACGTCGTCTGA
- a CDS encoding glycosyltransferase family 4 protein, with the protein MSHVSSHSPPGQSPLRTVQVLGGGSAVSSAHVRSLASGLVARGVRVTVCAPGETDGVYDFTGVGAHHVHVPRSSDPASVASLRSACADADLVHAHGLHAGFRATLALGRRTTPLVVTWHTRSYAEGARAHLLRLLERRVAKAAAVVLGSSSDLVDRARRRGARDARLAAVALPVPRRADPGADPDRPASKVRAELGATARPLLMTVGTLDRHRGYDTLLDAARSWRGLDPAPLLVVAGEGPLRGVLQRRIEDEELPVRLVGRRDDVSELIAAADLALLPGGPEARSVLAQGALHARVPLVAAAVGSLPDLVGDGAELVPYGDAEALAMAVVRLLDDPALREALRERGTRQAATWPTEDETVAQVLSVYDELTRLRPLT; encoded by the coding sequence GTGAGCCACGTGAGCAGCCACTCACCCCCCGGCCAGTCGCCGCTGCGGACCGTACAAGTGCTCGGCGGCGGCAGCGCGGTGAGCAGCGCGCATGTGCGGTCGCTGGCCTCGGGTCTGGTCGCCCGGGGCGTGCGGGTCACCGTGTGCGCCCCCGGCGAGACCGACGGGGTGTACGACTTCACCGGCGTCGGCGCCCACCACGTCCACGTGCCCCGCAGCAGCGACCCGGCCTCGGTGGCCAGCCTGCGCAGCGCCTGCGCGGACGCCGACCTGGTGCACGCGCACGGACTGCACGCCGGCTTCCGCGCCACCCTCGCGCTCGGCCGGCGCACCACCCCCCTCGTCGTCACCTGGCACACACGTTCGTACGCGGAGGGGGCGCGGGCGCATCTGCTGCGGCTGCTGGAGCGGAGGGTCGCCAAGGCCGCCGCCGTGGTCCTCGGCAGCTCCTCCGACCTGGTCGACCGGGCCCGCCGCCGGGGCGCGCGCGACGCCCGGCTCGCCGCCGTCGCGCTGCCCGTGCCGCGCCGGGCCGACCCCGGAGCCGACCCGGACCGGCCCGCTTCCAAGGTCCGGGCCGAACTCGGCGCCACGGCACGCCCGTTGCTGATGACGGTCGGCACGCTCGACCGCCACCGGGGGTACGACACGCTGCTCGACGCCGCCCGGTCGTGGCGCGGCCTCGACCCGGCGCCGCTGCTCGTCGTCGCGGGCGAGGGGCCGCTGCGGGGCGTACTCCAGCGGCGCATCGAGGACGAGGAACTGCCCGTCCGGCTCGTCGGGCGGCGCGACGACGTCTCCGAGCTGATCGCGGCCGCCGATCTCGCGCTGCTGCCCGGCGGCCCGGAGGCCCGCTCGGTCCTCGCCCAGGGGGCGCTCCACGCGCGTGTGCCGCTCGTCGCGGCCGCCGTCGGTTCGTTGCCCGACCTGGTGGGCGACGGCGCCGAACTCGTCCCGTACGGCGACGCCGAGGCGCTCGCCATGGCCGTCGTACGCCTCCTCGACGACCCCGCCCTCCGTGAGGCGCTGAGGGAACGGGGCACCCGGCAGGCCGCCACCTGGCCGACCGAGGACGAGACGGTGGCCCAGGTGCTCAGCGTCTACGACGAGTTGACGCGGTTGAGGCCTCTCACCTGA